CCATGTGCAGGAGCTACAAACTGCCGCCGAAGAGCACGACTCGCTCTCGTCGTTCTTGCAGGAGATCGCACTGATGACGGCGGTCGACGACAAAGAGGACGAGCGCGACGCGGTCCAACTGCTGACGGTCCATGCCGCCAAGGGCCTGGAGTGGCCGATCGTGTTTATCGCGGGGCTGGAAGAAGGCACGCTGCCGCATGAGCGCGCCTTTGCCGAGAGCGGCGGCATCGAGGAGGAGCGGCGGCTCTGTTATGTCGCCCTGACTCGCGCCCGTGAGCAGGTCTGGCTCTCGTGGGCCGGTGGTCGGCAGCGCGGCCAGATGCTCAAACGCTCGCGCTTTCTGGACGAGATCATCGCCTACGGGCAGGAGCGGGCGAGAGAGAAACGATAGAACCAAGGAGCCAAGAACCAAGAACCGGGATCATCAGGCCGGGGGTGTAGGGGACGCAAGAACAAAAGAACAAAAGAACAAGAGAACAAAGGCTTAAAACGTTTGTTCCCTTGTTCCCTTGTTCCCTTAGAGTGCCTCCGTATCGACTCCCGCACGCAGGCCGCGCACAAACGCCTCGACATCCTGCGCCTGCTCGACCACGTTCAGCAGCGCCGAGCCGACGACCACGCCATCGGCAACCTGCGCCACCTGCCGCGCGTGCTCAGGCCGCGAGATACCAAAGCCCACCGCCAGCGGCGTCTGCGTCTGGGCGCGCACCCGCGCCAGAAACGCTGGCAGCTCGGCGGGTAGCTCTGCGCGCGCGCCGGTTATGCCGGTCAGCGACACACAGTAGATAAAGCCCGATGCCTGCTCGGCGACATGCGCGATCCGCTCCTGGGTCGAGGTGGGCGCGAGAAACAGGATCAGATCGAGATCATGGGCGCGACAGGCCGCGTGCAGCTCGGCGGACTCTTCGGGCGGCAGGTCGGGGATGATCAGCCCGTCGACACCCGCCGCCTGAGCTTCGACGCAGAAGCGCTCCAGGCCGTACTGCAACAGCGGGTTGAGATAGCCCATCAGCAGCAGCGGCACCTGAACGCCGCGCTCGCGCAGCAGCCGCACCGTTTCGAGGCAGTAGGCGACGTTGACACGGTTCTTGAGCGCCCGCTCCGTGGCCCGCTGCACAGTAGCGCCGTCGGCCAGCGGATCGGAGAAGGGCACGCCCAGCTCGACCATATCGGCACCTGCGGCGATCAGGCGCGGCACCAGATTAAGCGCCGACTCGCGCTCAGGAAAGCCGACCGTCAGATACAAAATCAGCGCACGTCGCCGCGCCGCCGCCAACGCTTCCCAGCTTGAACGTATTCGTGACATAGCTTGCTCGATCCTGAGCGCCGTGGGCACCTGCCAGAGCGGAATCTGGAACTGGCGCGCGGCGATAATGTCCATATCAGGTCGGTTGATCGACGAAGAATCCTTCGCGCACGTCCGGCAGATGCTTGACAATCACAACAATGCTGACCAGCAGCACCGCGACCGTCAGCGCCTCGGCGCGCGTCCACCACCAGACCAGCGGCGTCGTGCTGGCGACCGCGATCATCGACGGCCAAGTTTCATCCTTGCGCAGCAGCAGCAGCGCGACGAAGAAGATCGCGATTATGATCAGCGCCAGCCGCCAATCGATCAGCAGCAGCACCGCCATGCCGGAGGCCAGGCCCTTGCCGCCCGACCGTCGCAGCCACAGCTTCCAGCCGCTGCCACGCTCGCGCCGCGATGCAAAGATCAGAAACGGCGAGAAGCAATGCCCGGCCACCGTCGCCGCGCCGCACAGCGCCGCCGCCTCCGGGCCGAGCACGCGCAGGCCAAGATACATCGCCAGAGCAGCCTTCGCGCCATCCAGCAGCGCCACCAGCACACCAGCCACCGGCCCCACCGAGCGAAAGGTATTCATCGCCCCGGCATTACCGCTGCCGGAGCGCTGGATGTTAACGCCGCGTATCCCCCTGGCAACGACCACCGCAAACGGCACGGCGCCGATCAAAAAACTAACGATCAGGAGCAGAAGCAGTGTCGGACTGAGCATGGTAGTTTCTCCATCCTGCGCGGATTGTAGCGAACAGGTATCGAGCCGTCAATGATCGCTGGCACGCACAGACGGCGGCTGGGAGCATCCCAGCCGCCGTCGCCAAGGCAAGGCTCCTGCGCCATTGCAGGAGCCGCCGCGTACGCATCGCTGCTTATTGCCCCATGTCGTGGAGCACGGCGCGGAGCGCGTTGATCTGCCCATGACCATAGAAGCCGTTGTAGCCCTCGCCGCCCTGGCACTCGGCCAGGAACGCGCCCGTGCCACCGGGATCGAACGGGTTCTGCGGACAGGCGATCGGATCGGCGGTCTGGTTGATGATCCCCGCAACCTGACCGGGCCGCAGCGTGCCATTCTGCGCATTCTGCGCATCGCCAAAGCGGCTGACGACGAGCGCTCCCAGACCCGTGGCGTGCGGCACGGCCATCGACGTACCCTGGAGATACGCATAGGTGCCGCACGGGCTGACCGAGCAATCGCGCAGCATCAGCGGCGATGCCGGGTTGTAGCGGCTGGCCGGATAGGTCGAAAGTATGCGACCGTTCGGCGCTTCCGGCGTTACCTGGAAGCGGCGGTCGCCGCCTGGAGCCGTCACCTGGATCACACCCACGCCATAATCGGAGTAGTACGCCTTCTGGCCGAGATTACCCACCGCCGTCACCGTGATCACGCCGGGCAGCTCGGTCGGAATGCGCAGACAGGCATTCGTGATCTCGCGCGAGAGCGGCGTGCCATCCGACGGGCTGGTTTCATCGACCGTGGGATGCGCCATGTCGTGGTTATCGTTGCCTGCGGAGGCGAAGATCGTCACGCCGCGCGACTGAGCGAAGCGGATCGCGCGCTGCTCGGCCTTCCAGATCGCGCGCTGCGTGGCCTCGTTGCGGCAGTTGTAGAGATACGGATCGGCGAAGTAGCTGTTGTTCACCACGTCAAAGCCCTGCTGCCCGACCCACATAAACGCGCAGACAACCATGTGCGGGAAGAAGTAGCCCTCGTCGTTGCTGGTCTTGACGGCGGCGATGCGCACGTTTGGCGCAACGCCCACAATCCCGACGCCGTTGGCTGCCGCAGCGATCGTACCGGCGGTGTGCGTGCCGTGTCCCTGGCGATCGTCCCATGCATTGGGGTCCTGGTTGGGAGCGCCGCTCTCGCAGGATACGCTCTTGGAGAAATCAATGTTGGGCGCGAGATCGGGGTGGCGATAGTCGAGGCCGGTATCCAGATCGCCGGCCAGCACCGCGCGGCTGCCGCCGGTAATAGCATGAGCCTCAGGTGTCTTGATCTGGCGCATATCCCACTGCAAGCCGGAGAGATTATCGCCGTCGGCGGCGGGCACGTTGGGCAGATCGCCTGCCGGACCACCCTCGACAGTATCCTCCTGCAGGCGCATGCCAAAGCCGGTTGTCGCCGCCGCATTCTCGATGCGGCTGTCAGCCAGCAGATGGCTGCGGAACGCGGCGTTGTCGGATCGGGCAATGACCACGCCGATCTCGCCGTAGCTATGAACCAGCTCGCCGCCCGCCCTAGCGATGATCGCCGCCGCATCGGTGGGAACTGCCTCCGCCTTGTACAGCACGATATAGGTTTGCATCGTCCCGGCAGCCTGAGCCGGTCCGACGCTGAAGGTGGTCGAAAAAACGCTGGCAAGAACGAGGCCGAGTACTGCTGCGAACCTCAAGACCTGACGCATGGGAAGCCTCCGTTGTACGAGGTGCCGGGCGCACACCGGATGTACGCCGCGCTTCAAAAACAACACCCCCTATCGCCGTTGATAGGGGGTGTCGCTGACTACTGGTTGGCCTACTCAGTGACGCTCAGCACGCGCACTTCATTCGAGCCGATCGTAATGCCTTCCGAGCGGACGAGGACGTTGCCGAGCAGGATGCGGCCCGCAGCCGGAGCTGCTTTCGCCGTCACCACCGCCGGAGCGCTCCAGGTTGCGCCTGCCGGGCGGAGCGCGCTGGCATCCGTCACGGCAATGGTCCCAAACTTAGCGTTAGCGAACACGTCCAGGTAATCGTAGGCCGTGCTGCCAGCCGGAACCGCGTAGCCATCGATACGGATGGTGTAGGTACCCGACGGGTTGGCAATCGTCACCGCCTCCTCGGAGTCGCCGTCCGACGACTGGCCGAGCACCACGCCATTCTTGAGGACGTACAGGTCGAGGTCAGCGTTCGCGTCGGACGGATTGCCGATGCGCGCGGTCAGCGAGGTCGAGCCTGCATCGACCGATACCTGATACTCCTGGCGTCCACCGTTGGCGATCGTCGGGCGGGCAATCTGGGCACTGCCCAGGCTCGATCCTGCGGCGTTGCCGGTGAAGGCGCCAAACAGGTTGGTGAAGGTGTAGCTGCGGCTGACGCCTACGTTGACCTGCGCGCTCTCGATCACATCCGGGTTCGGCGAGACTGTCGCGCCCAGGATCGAGGCCGTCAGGGTGAAGGGCACCTCAGCGGCATCCGACGTACGGCGCGCATCGACCGTGACTTCCCACACACCCGCCTGCGGATTGGATGTCGTGCGGCTCGTCGCAATGCATCCAGCGGCAGCGGCAGGGATGTAGCACGCCGTGCTCGCGTTCGAGTCGATGCCGACGCCGTACGGGTGCCAGCGCAGGAAGCGCGCCTGGCCGGTGCCAGCAGCACCCGATGGGCCAGAGAAGTCCACCTTGAAGGCAGGAGTGCCAGCCGGGATGCGGAAGAAGTAGCGCAGCGACTGATTGCGACCAACCGTGCCGGTCTTGGTGATGGTGTAGTTATTGTCGGCGCTGAAGCCCTCAGCCGCGATCACCACGTTCATCGTCTGGTAGTCGATACCGGTGGTCGAGGGATCATCCAGGTTCAGGATCGCGGCGTGCGAGCCTGCCGAGGCCGGATTGATCGTCACGAGCAGCTTGGCCGCTTTGTTCAGCGGCAGCGCGATCGAGCCAGCCGAGCTGAAGGTGCCGTCGTTGCCGAGCCAGCTCAGGTTGTAGGTGACGGGAGCCGAGCTACCCTTGGTGCGGGTAAAGGTGTACTCGCGGGTGTAGCTCTGCCCAATCGTCACGCCCTCGCGGTCGTAGATGCCCTGGCCGTAGCCCGGCGTGCGCAGGAAGCCGCTCAGCAGGGTGTTGACCGGCACCGACGAGGTGATCGCGGCGGTCTTGATGTTGGTCTTGAGCAGATCCCAGGCCGCGCTGACGTTCACTAGACCATTGCCCTGATCGAAGACCTGGAACCGGCTGGTGTCGAGCAAGCGAGCCGACGAGGTGAGCGCCTGGCGGAGCTGCGCGGGCTGCGCCTGCACACCTGCCTGCTTGGCCGCGCTGACCAGCAGCGCTGCCGCGCCTGCCGCCTGAGGTGCTGCCATCGACGTGCCGTTGAACATGGCATAGCCTGGAGGCAGAATGAAGGTGCCTGCAACCGGGCCGCCAAGCTGCCAGGTGGGAACCGTCGAGACGGCAGAGCCGGGCGCGACGATGTTGGGCTTGAAGCCGCCATCCTCACGCGGGCCGCGCGACGTGAAGTAGTGCAGGTTATCGTCGTAGGCCGAGTCGGAGCCGTAGTTGCGCTGCCATGTCGCCTTCGAGATGTACGAGCCGACGCTGAGCACGTTGCTGGCAACCGACGGATCGCCGATGGTGTTGATACCAGGGCCGCTGTTGCCCGCCGAGATGAACATCTGGACGTTGTACTGCTCGATCAGGCGGTTGTAGAGCGTGTTGCGCGCGCTGTTGCCGTCGTTGAGCGCGGGCAGGCCGCCGATCGACATGTTAATCACATCGACGTTGCCCTGCTTGGCAACCCAGGTCATGCCCTCGATCAGCGCGTGCGCCGTACAGCCGGAGATGAACAGACAGACACGCACCGAAACCAGCTTCGCACCAGGAGCCGCGCCGCTCATCTCGCCGCCGAACATGCCGTTGGCCGCGACGATACCGGCGACGTGCGAGCCGTGCGCGCCCGAAACGATACCGATGTTGACGACCTTATTCTTGCCGTCGGTCTGGACCACGAACGGCATCGCCTCGCGCACTGCGGTCGCCGGATTATCCGTGCCGAAGGTGCCGATGTCGTTGCGCACGCGGTAGTCGGTCATCGCCTGGTCATCGGCAAAGCTGTTGTTCTGGTTGGTGTCAACATAGACATTGTTGCTGGCGGTATCCCACAGCACGGCGAAGATACCGCTGCTGCCGGTAGGATTGCCATCGCGGTTGACATCGCTGCCGACCTCGCCGCCGAGACGTGGATCGCGCTCGTTGAAGCGGCCGATGCGGTAGGAGGCATTGGCCGGTGCGGTGTAGGTCACGCCCTGATAGCTGAACGTGCTGCCGCTGACCTGATCCTGCATATTGACCCAGGTCGCATCGTTGTCGGTGAAGGGATCGGTGTACGTGACCCAATCGACAACCTTGCGCTCGCCGGTGGTGGTGGTGCGCAGCGCAGGATGATCGAGGTCGATACCCGTATCAACGATGCCGACCGTCACGCCACGACCGTCCCAGTTGGGATTGGCGGTCATAAACTGCGCCGCGCCGATGTCGCCAATAGGCATGTAGGCGTTGATGCGGGGGGTGCTCGCGCCCGGAGCAGGCTGCGGCGTCACGGGAACAGCGCCCTCAGGCCGGGGATCGTCAAGCTGAATGACTTCGTCGAGGTCAGCCGCTTCCACGCCGTTCAACTGCGCGGCGGCCTGAGCCTGGGCGATAGGAACGTCGGCGCGAATATAGCTGATGTCGTCATCGCGGAAGCGCACGACGCCGCCAAGACCGGCCAGGCCGCTCACAACCGTCTTGTTCGCGCCCGGCTGCGAGGCGATCAGCAGCGTGACCGTCGTCTTGCCTTGCGCCTGAGCTTCTTGAAGCAGCTCGCGGTTATGCATCGAAAACTGCGGCTTCTGTGATTGCTGAGCAGGGGCAGCGCCAGCAGGAAGGACCAGTGACAGCGCAAGAGCGCATGCGGAGATTGAACCAAACAACCGCTTAAAGGGGGTAGACATGAAGGCTCCTCCTCAGGATAGCCAACTGAGAACCGAGATGGAATCCGATACCGAATAAGCCGATAGTGATGAGAGGTAAGACGATGACGGACTGATACGACAAGGCACGGAAACAACACCATTGATCAGTCGATCAAAGCGAGCGATCGAACGTAATCAAGCAGTACTGTTACTTATCAAATCAGTCGTAAGTTGTGTGTAAGGAAATTGACGATCCGGTCATGGGTTGTAGCGGTACTAAAGTACCCGCGCTTGGATGACCAAATTATACCGAATGTCCGGCAAATGTCAAATAGGATGCATACTCGACATTAACCAGTATAAATGTCTACTTCTTTTTAGAAAGAAGTATCTTCTCGCATCCCAAGGAGTACTCCTGCTCGACGTGACGCGGCTGAACACGCCACGTCGAGCTTCAAGCTGCCGCCAGCCGCCGAGCTATGGCGTTGGGTCGGCATACGTGCCGCCAAAAATATCGCTATTGCCGAAGGTGGCAGGGCAGACGACCAGCGGCGCGGGTGCCGGGAGCGGGCTGCTGGTCAGGCGCGACTGGCGATACTCGTTGATCGCCGCGCAGACCGCGGCCTCGCGCACATCGTTCCAGACCGCAGTGGCGTCGTCGCGCGTCGCAACCACGTAGTTGTAGTCGCCCAGGAACTCAGAGGTCAGGCCGTTCGCGCTCGATCCGCGCGCATCGCCGATAGCACCCCGATGGAGCGTCGACCAGCCCGTCAGGCTGCTGCTGGCGTGACGGACTACGCCCTGCATACGGCGCGGATCGCTGGTGTTGGTGCGCCACGGATCGAGGAAGGCCATATAGACCAGATAGACATCCTGGCCGTCAGGCGAGATCGCGACGGCGGGGAAGTCTGGCCGATCGCTCGGCACCGCGCCATTCACCGGGTTGGACCAGCTCTCGCCGCGATCGTCGGAGTACTGGATCAGCGCCTCTTCATGGTTGAGGCCGTTGCGGGCATCCGGCCACGCCAGCACGATCCGATCGGTCGCGTCCGCGCCGGTCGGCGCGCCGTTGGCAATATCGACGCTGGGGAAGGATATCGTACGCGCGCCAGCGATACCGTCGAAGGTAAAGCGGCCCTGCGCCGGATCGAACGCGCCAACATCGACGACGCGGGCTACAACCTGCGGACGCTCGAAGCGCTGGCCGCCGTCGAACGAGCGCGCCATGTACTGCACGCCGTCGCGCGTCTGGATCTCGGTGCCGATCCAGAAGACATAGACCACGCCCTCGCTGTCGGTGCGGATCGCGCAGCCCTGCCGTCCGCCGGTCTGGTTGGTGTTGGTCGCCGCCGAAAGCTGACGGGTATGCCAGGAATCGCCGCCGTCGGACGAGCGCGCGAAGAGCACCGGCTCTGGAGCGCCGCCCCGCCCGCTGCTGCGGAAGCCGACGTTGCAGACGTAGACGTTGCCGAAGTATGGGCTGGACGCGGCGTTATCGGCCCAGATCTGCTCCTTGTCGGAGAAGAGCGCCGCGTTTTGCTTCGTGACAATCACCGGATACATCCAGGCGTTCTTATTGCCCGCCGCCGCCGCCGCCGGATTATCGGTGCGCGAAACGGTGATCGCCTCGAAGCCCTTGAACGCGAATTCCTCGCGCTCGGCGCTAAAGTTGCTGGCAAGACTCGCGTAGTACAGCCGCGCGCCGTTGCTCCACGAGAACGAGCCGTCCGGGCCGGGGCGCGGCCCGAATGCCAGCGCGGGATCGCCATCGGATGCCAGGCCGCTCTCGTAGAACCAGGGCAGCGTGCCGATCGGCCCAACCATGGGCGTGCCCGTGCGCGCCGACCAGCCAGTGTAGGTCGGCTGGACCCAGGTCATGCCGCCATCCAGCGAGAAGTAAATTCCCGAAACACCGACGCCGTCGGTAAAGGGGCAGCTACTGCCATTGCAGGGAGCCAGATCGATATTGTCGTTAGCGCCTGCCGCCAGGATCATCGGATTAGCGGCGTTAACCGCAACCGCCGGCTCGTTTTGCTTGTTGCGTGGGAAGGGCGTTGAGGGGCTGCCTACTGAAACCTCGGTGTCGCCTGCGGCAAACGCGGGCAGCGCCAGCGCCAGCAGCAGCAGCACCGCGATCGAACGCTTCAGGGCTGCGTGTGAGCGGTACATAGGCTGTCCTTTCTCACTAAAAAACCATACACCCTCGACGTAAAACCCGTGAGCGATGCGGCGGAAGATCTCGCACGCTCACGTGATCGGCAGCGCTCGCGAGGCATCACCTCCTTGAGGAACTGGCCGCGCTGGGGCATAGATCGGGAACACCGCTTCCGCTGTCGTAGGCACATGCGGCGCGTCAGAGCATCATGCGATTAAACGGAATAGATGCCGATGAGCCGCCAACAGGAGATACGCCGTCTATAACTCCGAGCCTTCAGCGGAGCGGTACCGCATCTTTTAGGCGTGGTTGGAGCAGCACCGCTCCGTATTCAATCAGATTGATATGGGGTGGCATGTCTGGCGACCAGGGGGCATCGTAGGGCGGGATTAAAGTACCAGATCTCTCTTCGATTATAGGCGCCTTAAACTGAATGTCAATAGAAGCATCGTCAAGATGCCCGAATGAACCTGCACGGCTATCACCAGCCTACACCCTATCCCGGCAGTGGCGATCCTGCGCTTGCCGGGCATATGTCCGTAATACGTTCTACGCGCCTGTAGATTAATCGGCTACGAGTCTGCTATACTGCTTAGCAAGCTGCCGATCGCACCACGGCAGACACCGACGGTCGCGCTAGAGCTTTACCCTTCCAGTCGGCCTATGCAGCGCGGCGTCGGTCTGCTATCACAGCCAAATTCCACAAGCACATCGCGTCGTCGCGCACCGCAATGCAATGCTGATCAGCTCTGCACGTTCCGCGCGTTTCCTACGATCGATCTCATCTACACCAGGAGCAGCATATGCGTTACGCCATACATCTGCCGATCATCAGCGAGTACAGCGATCCGCGTCTTCTCAGCGAACTAGCGCACGAGGCCGAGGCTGCGGGATGGGCCGGTGTTTTTGTCTGGGAGTCTCTCCCGCTCAATCCCGATCATGTCCCAGCCGTGACCGATCCCTGGATCGCGCTGGCCGCGATTGCGCTGCGTACCAGCCACATCAAGATCGGGCCGCTGGCGATAGCGCTCGATCACCGCCGCCCATGGAAAGTCGCGCGTGAAATCGTGGCGCTCGATCAGCTTTCGGGCGGGCGCCTGATCCTCGGCGTTGGGCTGGATCAATCAGGGCCAACAGACTCCGCGCAGTTGGGCGTAGCAGACGAAGCGCAGGCGCGCGCGAGCAAGCTCGATGAGGTGCTGGAGATCGTGTCGGGCCTGTGCAGCGGCGAGCCGTTCGGCTACGACGGCGAACATTATCAGCTTCAGGAGATCGTCTTTTTGCCTCGGCCCGTCCAGCAGCGCATCCCGATCTGGGCAGCGGTAGACCAGGCCGACGCCGCCTCGCTGCGCCGAGCCGCCCGCTGGGACGGCGCGTACTATCTCGCCGAGGCCGACGCCCCAGACTCCACGATAGCC
The nucleotide sequence above comes from Herpetosiphonaceae bacterium. Encoded proteins:
- the trpA gene encoding tryptophan synthase subunit alpha; this encodes MSRIRSSWEALAAARRRALILYLTVGFPERESALNLVPRLIAAGADMVELGVPFSDPLADGATVQRATERALKNRVNVAYCLETVRLLRERGVQVPLLLMGYLNPLLQYGLERFCVEAQAAGVDGLIIPDLPPEESAELHAACRAHDLDLILFLAPTSTQERIAHVAEQASGFIYCVSLTGITGARAELPAELPAFLARVRAQTQTPLAVGFGISRPEHARQVAQVADGVVVGSALLNVVEQAQDVEAFVRGLRAGVDTEAL
- a CDS encoding glycerol-3-phosphate acyltransferase, translated to MLSPTLLLLLIVSFLIGAVPFAVVVARGIRGVNIQRSGSGNAGAMNTFRSVGPVAGVLVALLDGAKAALAMYLGLRVLGPEAAALCGAATVAGHCFSPFLIFASRRERGSGWKLWLRRSGGKGLASGMAVLLLIDWRLALIIIAIFFVALLLLRKDETWPSMIAVASTTPLVWWWTRAEALTVAVLLVSIVVIVKHLPDVREGFFVDQPT
- a CDS encoding S8 family serine peptidase; protein product: MRQVLRFAAVLGLVLASVFSTTFSVGPAQAAGTMQTYIVLYKAEAVPTDAAAIIARAGGELVHSYGEIGVVIARSDNAAFRSHLLADSRIENAAATTGFGMRLQEDTVEGGPAGDLPNVPAADGDNLSGLQWDMRQIKTPEAHAITGGSRAVLAGDLDTGLDYRHPDLAPNIDFSKSVSCESGAPNQDPNAWDDRQGHGTHTAGTIAAAANGVGIVGVAPNVRIAAVKTSNDEGYFFPHMVVCAFMWVGQQGFDVVNNSYFADPYLYNCRNEATQRAIWKAEQRAIRFAQSRGVTIFASAGNDNHDMAHPTVDETSPSDGTPLSREITNACLRIPTELPGVITVTAVGNLGQKAYYSDYGVGVIQVTAPGGDRRFQVTPEAPNGRILSTYPASRYNPASPLMLRDCSVSPCGTYAYLQGTSMAVPHATGLGALVVSRFGDAQNAQNGTLRPGQVAGIINQTADPIACPQNPFDPGGTGAFLAECQGGEGYNGFYGHGQINALRAVLHDMGQ
- a CDS encoding S8 family serine peptidase, coding for MHNRELLQEAQAQGKTTVTLLIASQPGANKTVVSGLAGLGGVVRFRDDDISYIRADVPIAQAQAAAQLNGVEAADLDEVIQLDDPRPEGAVPVTPQPAPGASTPRINAYMPIGDIGAAQFMTANPNWDGRGVTVGIVDTGIDLDHPALRTTTTGERKVVDWVTYTDPFTDNDATWVNMQDQVSGSTFSYQGVTYTAPANASYRIGRFNERDPRLGGEVGSDVNRDGNPTGSSGIFAVLWDTASNNVYVDTNQNNSFADDQAMTDYRVRNDIGTFGTDNPATAVREAMPFVVQTDGKNKVVNIGIVSGAHGSHVAGIVAANGMFGGEMSGAAPGAKLVSVRVCLFISGCTAHALIEGMTWVAKQGNVDVINMSIGGLPALNDGNSARNTLYNRLIEQYNVQMFISAGNSGPGINTIGDPSVASNVLSVGSYISKATWQRNYGSDSAYDDNLHYFTSRGPREDGGFKPNIVAPGSAVSTVPTWQLGGPVAGTFILPPGYAMFNGTSMAAPQAAGAAALLVSAAKQAGVQAQPAQLRQALTSSARLLDTSRFQVFDQGNGLVNVSAAWDLLKTNIKTAAITSSVPVNTLLSGFLRTPGYGQGIYDREGVTIGQSYTREYTFTRTKGSSAPVTYNLSWLGNDGTFSSAGSIALPLNKAAKLLVTINPASAGSHAAILNLDDPSTTGIDYQTMNVVIAAEGFSADNNYTITKTGTVGRNQSLRYFFRIPAGTPAFKVDFSGPSGAAGTGQARFLRWHPYGVGIDSNASTACYIPAAAAGCIATSRTTSNPQAGVWEVTVDARRTSDAAEVPFTLTASILGATVSPNPDVIESAQVNVGVSRSYTFTNLFGAFTGNAAGSSLGSAQIARPTIANGGRQEYQVSVDAGSTSLTARIGNPSDANADLDLYVLKNGVVLGQSSDGDSEEAVTIANPSGTYTIRIDGYAVPAGSTAYDYLDVFANAKFGTIAVTDASALRPAGATWSAPAVVTAKAAPAAGRILLGNVLVRSEGITIGSNEVRVLSVTE
- a CDS encoding sialidase family protein; this encodes MYRSHAALKRSIAVLLLLALALPAFAAGDTEVSVGSPSTPFPRNKQNEPAVAVNAANPMILAAGANDNIDLAPCNGSSCPFTDGVGVSGIYFSLDGGMTWVQPTYTGWSARTGTPMVGPIGTLPWFYESGLASDGDPALAFGPRPGPDGSFSWSNGARLYYASLASNFSAEREEFAFKGFEAITVSRTDNPAAAAAGNKNAWMYPVIVTKQNAALFSDKEQIWADNAASSPYFGNVYVCNVGFRSSGRGGAPEPVLFARSSDGGDSWHTRQLSAATNTNQTGGRQGCAIRTDSEGVVYVFWIGTEIQTRDGVQYMARSFDGGQRFERPQVVARVVDVGAFDPAQGRFTFDGIAGARTISFPSVDIANGAPTGADATDRIVLAWPDARNGLNHEEALIQYSDDRGESWSNPVNGAVPSDRPDFPAVAISPDGQDVYLVYMAFLDPWRTNTSDPRRMQGVVRHASSSLTGWSTLHRGAIGDARGSSANGLTSEFLGDYNYVVATRDDATAVWNDVREAAVCAAINEYRQSRLTSSPLPAPAPLVVCPATFGNSDIFGGTYADPTP
- a CDS encoding LLM class flavin-dependent oxidoreductase; translation: MRYAIHLPIISEYSDPRLLSELAHEAEAAGWAGVFVWESLPLNPDHVPAVTDPWIALAAIALRTSHIKIGPLAIALDHRRPWKVAREIVALDQLSGGRLILGVGLDQSGPTDSAQLGVADEAQARASKLDEVLEIVSGLCSGEPFGYDGEHYQLQEIVFLPRPVQQRIPIWAAVDQADAASLRRAARWDGAYYLAEADAPDSTIARPASPDGVRTMLEHIDGQRARTAPYDLVISRSLWQEDAATAQEAVAALAAAGATWIVQDVLPWELTPDQARMLIRRGPPKA